The Channa argus isolate prfri chromosome 22, Channa argus male v1.0, whole genome shotgun sequence genome has a window encoding:
- the LOC137107718 gene encoding von Willebrand factor A domain-containing protein 7-like gives MSSGVTLLCILLLHTETLGFEIRPGPYLTHLEITQSAILNTTVQVCYALARTDGTSFTFPAQPFTAEAVAAACKAPNSERFQLAITSITLRNAWVDIAHFADPEFHFDREMIVEGRKIITDGIQAVKASNKEKNFEGARKKLGEILHSLQDFYSHSNWVELGNKFPNSNLIRSDTSIGNIADKSRATCRSCDGNNCNNNILEDIVQEKILTTGYFGFSKPKGKCSHGGTFDLTSNTEPKGGINKDNFDSSHGYLHTEAANVAKAATSELLEDIRGAVGDKLFLQMLGITRGSGDALCFVIDTTRSMSDVIDAVKSITSSIINSKVGTEDEPSLYVLVTFNDPGFGPLIKTTDPNVFKKAINSLNASGGDDQAELSLSGLQLALSGAPTNSEIFLFTDAPSKDGYLKSTVIALIEQTQTVVNFMITASTASNRRRRSDDNGQQQSRITASEAQLYRDLAQYSGGQAIEVTKSELPVASSLIAESTRSSLVTLLQASRSPGVADSFLFILDGTVTSPTVYITGSSVTFTLISPNGETQQSTDSTGSLITASHSVGNFKTLQLKKEVGQWKINMASTNPYTLKVIGYSPVDFLFNFVEASQGPSKGYEALDRRPKAGVSGNLLVSVTGSGSATVTEVALIDSSNSMEIKGVVGPQGNDSFLAQFDRMPSAEFAVRMKGQVNSVPQIVFQRQSPTNFRTSNLIVAANSDSILVPGTPFSVPFSVMSSEIGGNFTIRAFNNQQRFNLTSPTSLVLESGGSANGTVNISAPLNTPSGTDVTLTIEAEAPGGTDTNYVVLRVSVVNTVTDFMPPVCQLLSKQSNCSRNCSFSSWELSIQVTDGAGGTGVDHVSLIQGNGTMITHLAPGNENTTLVSYSASCCSSFMELLVVDRVGNEGSCLYSAAVSISAVLLLYLSTLVLGFLILADLNIQ, from the exons ATGTCTTCCGGTGTGACTTTGTTGTGCATTCTGCTACTGCACACTGAAACATTGGGCTTTGAGATACGTCCAGGACCATATTTGACTCACCTGGAAATCACTCAAAGTGCTATTTTAAACACCACTGTGCAGGTGTGTTATGCTCTGGCACGAACTGATGGGACAAGCTTCACTTTTCCT GCACAGCCATTCACCGCAGAGGCTGTTGCTGCAGCCTGCAAAGCGCCAAATTCAGAGAGATTTCAGCTTGCCATCACATCCATCACACTGAGAAATGCATGGGTGGACATTGCTCATTTCGCTGATCCAGAATTTCACTTTGATAGAGAAATGATTGTGGAAGGAAGGAAGATCATCACAGATGGAATCCAGGCTGTGAAAGCAAGCAACAAGGAAAAAAATTTTGAGGGAGCCAGGAAGAAACTGGGAGAGATTTTACACTCTTTACAG GACTTCTACAGTCACAGTAACTGGGTGGAACTGGGGAACAAATTCCCCAACTCGAATTTGATCAGGTCAGACACCAGCATTGGCAACATTGCAG ATAAAAGCAGGGCAACATGTCGCAGCTGTGATGGAAACAACTGCAATAACAACATTTTGGAGGATATCGTGCAGGAGAAGATACTGACCACTGGGTATTTTGGTTTCAGCAAACCAAAAG GGAAATGTAGCCATGGAGGAACATTTGATCTGACAAGTAATACTGAGCCTAAAGGTGGAATCAACAAAGACAATTTTGATTCCAGTCATGGATATCTCCACACTGAAGCAGCGAACGTGGCGAAAGCTGCCACGAGTGAGCTACTAGAGGACATTCGAGGGGCCGTCGGTGACAAATTATTCCTACA GATGCTGGGAATCACCAGAGGATCCGGTGatgctctttgttttgtgaTCGACACCACGAGAAGCATGAGCGATGTCATTGACGCAGTAAAAAGCATAACTTCGTCTATAATCAACAGTAAAGTGGGAACAGAAGATGAGCCTTCACTTTATGTTCTTGTAACCTTCAACGATCCTG GCTTTGGGCCACTGATAAAGACTACTGACCCTAATGTCTTCAAGAAGGCTATAAATTCACTAAATGCAAGCGGAGGAGATGATCAAGCAGAATTGAGTCTCTCAGGGCTTCAG CTGGCTTTATCCGGTGCTCCTACAAATTCTGAGATCTTTCTTTTCACCGATGCCCCTTCTAAAGATGGATACTTGAAAAGCACAGTGATTGCTCTCATCGAGCAGACACAAACAGTG GTAAACTTCATGATCACTGCCTCAACAGCAAGTAACCGCCGCAGACGGAGTGATGACAACGGGCAACAGCAAAGTAGGATTACTGCATCAGAGGCTCAGCTGTACAGAGACCTGGCCCAGTACTCAGGAGGTCAGGCCATTGAAGTCACAAAAAGTGAACTCCCCGTGGCCAGCAGCCTCATAGCGGAGTCCACGAGATCCTCTCTG GTGACCCTTCTGCAGGCATCCAGGAGCCCCGGTGTGGCCGATAGCTTCCTTTTTATATTGGATGGAACAGTGACAAGTCCTACAGTTTACATCACTGGGAGCTCTGTCACTTTCACTCTCATCAGCCCCAATG GGGAAACTCAGCAAAGCACAGACTCAACAGGATCACTGATCACTGCCTCCCACTCGGTTGGAAATTTCAAGACCCTGCAGCTAAAAAAAGAAGTTGGACAATGGAAAATTAACATGGCGTCTACTAATCCTTACACTTTGAAAGTCATAG GTTACAGTCCTGTTGACTTCCTGTTTAACTTTGTGGAGGCATCGCAGGGTCCATCCAAAGGATATGAGGCTCTTGACAGACGTCCCAAAGCAG GTGTCAGTGGTAACCTGTTGGTGTCTGTAACGGGAAGCGGATCTGCTACAGTGACAGAAGTCGCTCTGATTGATTCATCAAATTCAATGGAGATTAAAGGAGTTGTGGGGCCACAGGGGAATGACTCCTTTTTAGCCCAGTTTGACAGGATGCCATCAGCGGAGTTTGCGGTGCGAATGAAGGGGCAGGTCAATAGTGTACCGCAAATAGTTTTCCAAAGACAGTCACCCACTAACTTCAGGACCTCCAATCTGATTGTCGCT GCTAACTCAGATAGCATCTTAGTACCAGGAACACCATTCTCTGTGCCCTTCTCTGTGATGAGCAGTGAAATAGGAGGAAACTTCACCATCCGAGCCTTCAACAACCAACAACGTTTTAACTTAACCTCTCCGACCAGTTTAGTCCTGGAAAGTGGTGGCAGCGCCAATGGTACAGTAAACATCTCAGCACCCCTCAACACCCCATCCGGTACTGATGTCACTCTGACTATTGAAGCTGAAGCTCCAGGAGGAACCGACACCAACTACGTTGTGCTGCGTGTCTCTGTTGTTAACACG GTGACCGATTTCATGCCTCCTGTGTGTCAGCTGCTCAGCAAGCAGTCCAACTGCTCCAGAAACTGCAGCTTCTCGTCATGGGAACTCTCCATCCAGGTGACCGATGGGGCCGGAGGGACAGGTGTCGACCATGTCAGCCTCATACAAGGCAACGGGACCATGATAACCCACCTTGCCCCAGGGAACGAGAACACAACACTGGTTTCCTACAGTGCCTCTTGCTGTTCTTCATTTATGGAGCTGCTGGTTGTGGACCGGGTGGGTAATGAAGGCTCCTGTCTCTACAGTGCTGCTGTCTCAATATCAGCTGTGCTTCTTCTTTACTTAAGCACACTGGTACTAGGGTTCCTGATACTGGCAGATCTGAACATCCAGTAA
- the taok1b gene encoding serine/threonine-protein kinase TAO1, which translates to MPSSVRAGSLKDPEVAELFFKEDPEKLFSDLREIGHGSFGAVYFARDVRTNEVVAIKKMSYSGKQSNEKWQDIIKEVKFLQRIRHPNSIEYKGCYLREHTAWLVMEYCLGSASDLLEVHKKPLQEVEIAAITHGALQGLAYLHSHNMIHRDVKAGNILLTEPGQVKLADFGSASIASPANSFVGTPYWMAPEVILAMDEGQYDGKVDVWSLGITCIELAERKPPLFNMNAMSALYHIAQNESPTLQSSEWSDYFRNFIDSCLQKIPQDRPHSDDMLGHAFLQRDRPDSVLMDLIQRTKDAVRELDNLQYRKMKKILLQEAHNGPTAEAHDGDEELEPGGGRTGTVNSVGSNQSIPSMSISASSQSSSVNSLNEAAQDSRSELDLMDGDHTVMSNSSVIHLKPEEEESLSVDQAASSQPSEPQPTPAQAPRKHYRNREHFATIRTASLVTREMQEHEQDSELREQMSGYKRMRRQHQKHLMALENKLKGEMDEHRLRLDKELESQRNNFTQEMEKLLKKHQGALEKDLKTFANDEKKFQQHIQVQQKKELSSFLESQKREYKLRKEQLKEELSENQSTPKKEKQEWLSKQKENIQHFQAEEEANLLRRQRQYLELECRRFKRRILIARHNVEQDLVREELNKRQTQKDLEHAMLLRHHESMQELEFRHLGTIQKARAELIRTQHQTELTNQLEYNKRRERELRRKHVMEVRQQPKSLKSKELQIKKQFQETCKTQTRQYKALRNHLLETTPKSDHKAVLKRLKEEQTRKLAILAEQYDHSINEMLSTQALRLDEAQEGECQVLRMQLQQELELLNAYQSKIKMQTDAQHDKERRELEQRVSLRRALLEQKIEEEMLALQNERLERIRSLLERQAREIEAFDSESMRLGFSNMVLTNLAPDSQGGWGGGSGGGQGAQGGSHWPAGGGGGGHHSHHHQGGPTSQQPWGHPVLAGGPPPWSLHHPGGGSQRGSGGGMGGVRNSPQAMRRTSSGGRSEQGMSRSASITSQISNSSHLSYT; encoded by the exons ATGCCCTCCTCTGTAAGGGCAGGGAGCCTGAAGGACCCAGAGGTGGCTGAGCTTTTCTTTAAAGAAGATCCAGAGAAGCTTTTCTCAGACCTCCGAGAGATTGGGCATGGCAGCTTTGGCGCAGTCTACTTT GCACGGGATGTGCGCACAAATGAGGTGGTGGCAATTAAAAAGATGTCCTACAGTGGCAAACAGTCTAATGAG AAATGGCAGGACATAATAAAAGAGGTGAAGTTTCTCCAGAGGATCCGACACCCCAACAGTATAGAATACAAAGGCTGTTACCTCCGTGAGCACACAGCATGG CTGGTTATGGAGTACTGTCTCGGCTCAGCCTCTGATCTGCTAGAAG TTCATAAAAAACCTCTGCAAGAAGTAGAGATTGCTGCCATTACACATGGTGCTCTGCAGGGGCTGGCCTACCTTCATTCGCACAATATGATCCACAG ggATGTAAAGGCAGGTAACATCCTGCTGACTGAGCCGGGGCAGGTCAAACTTGCAGACTTTGGTTCTGCCTCCATTGCCTCACCTGCCAACTCCTTTGTGGGCACACCGTATTG GATGGCCCCGGAGGTGATTCTGGCTATGGATGAGGGCCAGTATGATGGGAAAGTGGATGTGTGGTCCTTGGGGATCACTTGTATCGAGTTAG CGGAGAGGAAGCCTCCCTTGTTTAACATGAATGCAATGAGTGCCTTATACCACATAGCACAGAATGAGAGCCCCACACTGCAATCTAGTGAATG GTCGGATTATTTTAGAAACTTTATTGATTCTTGCCTTCAGAAAATTCCCCAGGACAGACCACACTCTGATGACATGCTAGGC CATGCGTTTTTGCAGCGTGACCGTCCAGATTCGGTGCTGATGGATCTTATTCAGAGGACCAAGGATGCAGTGCGAGAGCTGGACAACCTGCAGTACCGCAAGATGAAGAAGATCCTCCTTCAGGAGGCCCACAATGGTCCCACAGCAGAAGCACATGATGGAGATGAG GAGCTGGAGCCAGGTGGAGGTCGGACAGGAACAGTGAACAGTGTCGGCAGTAATCAGTCCATCCCCAGTATGTCCATCAGTGCCAGCTCGCAGAGCAGCTCTGTCAACAGTCTGAATGAAGCGGCCCAGGACAGCCGCAGTGAGCTGGATCTGATGGACGGAGACCACACAGTCATGTCCAACAGCTCTGTCATACACCTCAAACCG gaggaagaagagagtcTCTCTGTGGATCAGGCAGCCAGTAGTCAACCCTCTGAGCCACAGCCAACGCCAGCTCAGGCCCCAAGGAAGCACTACCGCAACAGAGAGCACTTTGCCACCATACGCACAGCATCACTT GTGACGCGTGAGATGCAGGAACATGAGCAGGATTCTGAGCTACGGGAGCAAATGTCAGGATACAAACGCATGAGACGGCAACATCAAAAGCACCTGATGGCACTGGAGAACAAGCTGAAGGGGGAGATGGATGAGCACAGGCTGAGGCTGGACAAAGAGCTGGAGAGCCAGAGAAACAACTTTACCCAAGAAATGGAGAAGCTGCTCAAAAAACACCAGGGGGCTCTAGAGAAAGAT CTGAAGACGTTTGCCAATGATGAGAAGAAGTTCCAGCAGCACATCCAGGTGCAGCAGAAGAAGGAGCTCAGCAGCTTCCTGGAGTCCCAGAAGAGGGAGTATAAACTACGCAAGGAGCAGCTCAAAGAG GAACTGAGTGAAAACCAGTCCACTCCTAAGAAAGAGAAGCAGGAATGGCTGTCGAAGCAGAAAGAGAACATTCAGCACTTCCAG gcagaggaggaggccaaCCTGCTGAGGAGACAAAGGCAATACTTGGAGCTGGAGTGTCGGCGGTTCAAACGCAGAATCCTTATTGCCAGACACAATGTGGAGCAGGATCTGGTGCGCGAG GAGCTAAACAAACGGCAGACACAGAAGGACCTGGAGCACGCCATGTTGCTCAGGCATCATGAGTCAATGCAAGAGCTGGAGTTCAGGCACCTGGGGACGATCCAGAAGGCACGAGCAGAGCTGATCCGGACACAGCACCAGACAGAGCTTACCAATCAGCTGGAATACAacaagaggagggagagggaacTGAGGCGCAAGCATGTCATGGAGGTCCGGCAGCAGCCAAAGAGCCTGAAG TCTAAAGAACTTCAGATTAAGAAGCAGTTCCAGGAGACTTGTAAAACTCAGACTAGGCAGTATAAGGCCCTCAGGAACCATCTGCTAGAGACCACGCCCAAGTCTGACCACAAGGCCGTGCTGAAGAGGCTAAAGGAGGAACAGACCAGGAAGCTGGCCATCCTGGCTGAGCAGTATGACCACTCCATCAATGAGATGCTCTCTACGCAGGCT TTGCGGTTGGATGAAGCTCAAGAGGGGGAATGTCAGGTTCTAAggatgcagctgcagcaggagctGGAGCTGCTCAATGCATACCAGAGCAAGATCAAGATGCAAACAGATGCTCAGCATGACAAGGAGAGGAGGGAGCTGGAGCAGAGGGTTTCTCTGCGGAGGGCTTTGCTGGAGCAGAAA ATTGAGGAGGAAATGCTCGCTCTGCAGAACGAGCGTCTGGAGCGAATCCGTTCGCTGCTAGAGCGTCAGGCCAGAGAGATTGAGGCTTTTGACTCAGAGTCCATGCGGCTGGGCTTCAGCAACATGGTGCTTACTAACCTGGCTCCTGATTCCCAGGGAGGCTGGgggggaggcagtggaggaggcCAGGGGGCTCAGGGAGGATCCCACTGGCCAGCAGGAGGTGGGGGAGGCGGACACCATAGTCATCACCACCAGGGGGGCCCCACCTCACAGCAGCCTTGGGGTCACCCTGTGTTGGCTGGGGGCCCGCCACCCTGGAGCCTCCACCACCCCGGAGGAGGGAGTCAGAGGGGGAGTGGGGGAGGCATGGGAGGAGTTAGAAACAGCCCACAGGCTATGAGGAGGACGTCATCAGGGGGGAGGAGTGAACAGGGCATGAGCAGGAGCGCCAGCATCACCTCTCAAATCTCTAACAGCTCCCACCTGTCCTATACCTAG
- the LOC137107980 gene encoding protein ABHD15 encodes MASFVWDAFLGLLPFLLLCLLCLIFRCPSVQRWTRFAVKAAGWKLWVIICLNLKLPLYRNATTGIEQAGSQETNILTGSDRTSDEPRLICKPTALAKYLLQQCGSLARPRLAVWPRGDPHLQTLSSLLCGQVRHTLQFTRENLLLRDGGIVALDWAVGTRLGGASKWKRWEGRKEQQSEGKPGCLSSSPPILLLIPQSWGGMTPHLKMLCCQALHQGFYAVVFHPRGTAGCPLTTARLTEFGDPVDLEQAVQYIHSRHPSSMLVAVSEGSGSGILLSYLGESGSSTCLTAAAAISPVLLGQLWFETAMPPIYRLGALFQRKLLLSRYSSSFKAVLDVDQALTCSSLKDFEETLFCSSAQLQQRTSRPPVSPLNSALRSGSHSLRGLAPSVAWTLGERAYSAKNWDSYWDRNEPLRDADEVAVPVLCICSRDDPLLPPASTLPLALFQSNPYFLLLLTDKGGHCGFTLEGQNEKKERSSGNEEVEESNWSHTVVLEYFRAVADFLKGQERGVAHYNAALGEYSQTEHKNRTSNTAPPRRRRTSVMKRPRPQVSEQSSVQTEEGNFTWRRSYTR; translated from the exons ATGGCATCGTTTGTATGGGATGCTTTCTTAGGTTTGCTCCCATTCTTGTTACTTTGCCTGTTGTGTCTGATTTTCCGCTGCCCCTCAGTCCAGCGCTGGACGAGGTTTGCTGTCAAGGCTGCAGGCTGGAAACTTTGGGTCATTATTTGCCTGAACCTCAAACTGCCACTGTACAGGAATGCAACAACAGGGATCGAGCAGGCCGGATcacaagaaacaaatattttgacTGGGTCAGATCGGACCTCAGATGAACCCAGGCTCATCTGCAAACCCACTGCTCTGGCCAAATATCTGCTCCAGCAATGTGGCTCTCTGGCCAGGCCAAGACTGGCCGTCTGGCCCAGGGGAGACCCCCACCTCCAGACTCTGTCCAGCTTGCTGTGTGGACAAGTCAGACACACATTACAGTTCACTAGAGAAAATCTGTTACTGAGAGATGGGGGAATTGTGGCTCTGGACTGGGCTGTGGGCACAAGACTGGGTGGGGCGAGCAAGTGGAAGAGGTGGGAGGGAAGGAAGGAGCAACAGTCAGAAGGAAAGCCGGGGTGCTTATCCTCGTCACCTCCCATCCTCCTGCTGATCCCTCAGTCCTGGGGAGGGATGACCCCCCACCTTAAGATGCTGTGCTGTCAGGCCCTGCATCAGGGCTTTTACGCTGTGGTGTTTCACCCTCGGGGTACAGCAGGGTGTCCGCTAACTACAGCCCGGCTAACTGAGTTTGGAGACCCAGTTGACCTCGAGCAG GCAGTGCAGTATATTCACAGCCGCCACCCGTCCTCTATGCTGGTTGCAGTGAGCGAGGGTTCGGGCTCTGGGATTCTTCTTTCCTACTTAGGGGAAAGTGGATCAAGTACATGCCTGACAGCGGCTGCGGCCATCTCACCAGTACTTCTGGGCCAACTGTGGTTTGAAACAGCCATGCCTCCTATTTATCGCTTGGGGGCGCTGTTTCAGCGGAAACTGCTGCTCAGCAG ATACTCAAGTTCCTTCAAAGCAGTCCTAGATGTGGATCAGGCCCTCACCTGCTCCTCACTCAAAGACTTTGAGGAAACTCTCTTCTGCTCTTCAGCCCAGCTTCAGCAGAGAACTTCCAGGCCTCCAGTGAGCCCCCTCAACTCTGCACTGCGATCAGGATCTCATTCCCTGCGGGGCCTTGCACCCTCAGTGGCCTGGACACTGGGTGAGAGGGCTTACTCAGCCAAGAACTGGGACAGCTACTGGGACAGAAATGAACCACTGAGAGATGCAGATGAGGTGGCGGTCCCAGTGCTCTGCATCTGCAGCCGTGACGACCCTCTCCTCCCACCCGCCTCCACTTTGCCACTTGCCCTTTTCCAGAGCAATCCTTATTTCCTTCTGTTGTTGACAGACAAAGGAGGGCACTGTGGATTCACCCTGGAAGGCcaaaatgagaagaaagaaaggagtTCAGGAAAcgaggaggtggaggaaagtAATTGGAGTCATACTGTAGTTCTGGAGTACTTTAGAGCAGTGGCTGATTTCCTGAAAGGGCAGGAGAGGGGTGTGGCACACTATAACGCTGCACTGGGAGAGTACAGTCAAACTGAACACAAGAACAGGACCAGCAACACGGCCCCTCCTCGAAGGAGGAGAACCAGCGTGATGAAGAGACCAAGACCACAGGTATCTGAGCAGAGTAGTGTCCAAACAGAGGAAGGGAATTTCACATGGCGGAGGTCCTATACACGCTGA